Genomic DNA from Dehalogenimonas lykanthroporepellens BL-DC-9:
CCGGTCGGCCGCAAGACACGCTCCGGGTACCGTACCGATGCCGCGGTGCTGGAAGGCCTGAAGGATGAGCATGAAATCGTCCGGCTTATTCTGGAATACCGGACGCTGGCCAAGCTGAAATCGACCTATGTCGATATCCTGCCGGCCATGGTATCGGCACGCGACGGGCGGCTGCATACCTCCTTCAACCAGGCGCGAACGGCCACCGGGCGGCTGTCGTCCAGCGACCCTAACCTGCAGAACATTCCCGTCCGCGGTCAGTACGGCCGGGAGATTCGTCAGGCCTTCGTCGCGCCGCCGGGACATTTTCTGCTGGCCGCAGACTATTCTCAGATAGACCTCCGGGCACTGGCACATCTATCAGGTGATTCAGCCCTGATTGCCGCCTTCAACGCAGAAGAGGATATTCATACGGCTACGGCGATGAGCCTGTACGGCTTGCCCCGCGACGAAATTACTCCGGAAATGCGACGTTTCGCCAAGACGGTCAATTTTGGCGTGATTTACGGAATGAGCGGCTATGGCCTGGAGCAGGCGACTGAGATGAGCCGGGAGGAATCCACCAGATTCATTCAGACCTATTTCGAGCGATACCCCGGCGTTCGGGCTTACCTGAACCTGACCAAGGAACAGGCCAGGTCTCGCGGGTATGTCGAAACCATTCTGGGACGGCGGCGGTATATCCCCGATATCAATGCCGCCAACCGGCAGGTAAGGGAAGCCGCCGAACGGATGGCTATCAATATGCCGGTTCAGGGGACTTCGGCTGATATAATCAAGGTAGCCATGCTGGAAGTAAGGCGGGAGATGGACAGCCAGGGACTTGAAAGCCGGTTGCTGTTACAGGTACATGATGAACTGATTTTCGAGGTGCCTCAGGCAGAGCTGATGTTCATGTCCGAACTGGCCAGTCGTCGGATGTCGGCGGCGGTCGAACTCAAGGTGCCGCTGAGAGTGGATATCAAATATGGGGCCAATTGGGGGGAGATGGAGTAAAGGTGCGGCCGTTCCCCTTTTTCCGGTACGGACTTCTGCTTTTTTCGCTGGTCGTGCTCAGCGGTCTGGCCGGTTTCGCGCCGCAGTCATTCGACACGGCATTACTGAGTCTGGCAGGGAGCGTCCTGACCTGGGCTGAGCCGCTGTTACAGGCCGCCGATTTTGCCGGTGAAACCTGGCCTTCATTTTTCCTGGCCGTAGCGGCGGTGACGGTGTTGTGGCTGAAGGGTTTCCGGTCGGCGGCTCTGGGGCTGGTCACTGCCCTGATTCTGGTATCGCTGGCCTCGGCGGGTATCAAGGTAATCATAGACCGGCCCCGCCCGGGTGGGGCCGATTTCAGCTTTGTGTCCGGCCATACCGCTTATTTCACCGTTTTGTGCGGGTTCCTGTTTCACCGGGCGGGTGAGTTGACCACCGGTCGGTACCGACTGCCGGTACTGCGGGGCCTGCTGATGGCGGCGCTGGCGCTGGTCGGGTTGTCCCGGCTTTATCTGGAAGCCCACTGGCCGAGCGATGTCCTGGGTGGATTGTTGCTGGGCGGCGCAGTATTGATTCCCGTTCTGTGGCGGCTTGACCGGGGGTCGCCGGTCAGTGGCGAATATACCGGAGAAGAAACCTATGCCTGAACTGCCTGAAGTGGAAACGGTTACCAATGAAATCAGGCCTTATGTCCAGGACAGGGTCATAACCGGGGTTGTCGTACACTGGCCGGGTACCGTCAGAGGCCATTCACCGGCTCAATTCAGCGCTGACCTGGAAGGACGGCGGGTAACCGGGGTATTCCGGCGGGGCAAGTATATCGTCTGGGAGCTCGACGATGGAAACCGACTGCTGACCCATCTCAAGATGACCGGTTCACTCATCGCCCTGGGGCCGGATGACGACGACCCGCCGTATGTAAGAGTAGAAATCAGGCTGGATGACGGCAGACGGGTCATTTTCCGGGACCCGCGGAAATTCGGCCGCATGGCGTTGGTCGGTGAAGCTTCCGGCGTGCTGGCGGGACTGGGCCCGGAGCCGCTGGCCGACGAGTTTACTGCCGAAGTTTTCGAGTCGCTACTCAGAAAAAGGAAAAGTCCGGTCAAGACTGCCCTGCTGGACCAGACGCTGATGGCCGGTATCGGCAACATGTACGCCGATGAGGCATTGCACTCAGCGGGGATTCATCCCTTACGGCCGGCGGACAGCCTGGATACAGATGAATACCGGCGGCTGTACCTGGCTATCCGCCGTATCCTGCGGTCGGCCATCGATGCCCGGGGCGCCAGTATTTCCAATTATATTCGGCCCGGCGGTGACCTGGGACACGCTCATTTCGCCTTCAAGGTGGCGCACAAACGCGGCGAGAATTGTCGGGGTTGCGGTACGCCCCTGGAGCGCATTGTTATCAGGGGGCGCGGCACCTATCTTTGCCCGGCCTGTCAGCGGTTATGAGCGACTGGGTGCCGGTGGCCGTTCTGGGTACAGTCACGTTGGGATTGGTCAATGTCATCGACAGCCACTTGATTGCCAGGCGTTTTCCTTCACTGCGTGCTTTCCTTCTGCCGGTCAGTGGCGTGGTGCTGGTCTGGACGCTGATAATCATGATACTGGAACCCTTGCCGGCCGGGGTCAGCGGGGGTGCTTTGGGCGCCGCGGTCGGTTCCGGGGTCATTCGGGCGGTGGCCATCGGTCTGTTATTGAATGCCTACCGGTCGGAAGAAGTTTCGCTGGCGGTACCCCTGTATCACACCTATCCGGTTTTTGTCGTGCTGATGGCGGCGCCGCTGTTGGGGGAATCGCTGGCACCGACGCAGTGGCTGGCGGTAGCCGTCATCCTCGCCGGCACCCTGCTTATTGCCGTTCGCCGGGGGCCGGCCGGTTTCCGGTGGCGGATGAAGCCGCTGTTGCTGTTGTTGACCGCCGCGGCACTCAATGCCGGGGCGGATGTCGCCGGCAAGTATGCCCTGGGCGAGATTTCCTTCTGGAACATGTACTGGATAGGTTCCGCCTGTCTGGTGGTGATGTACTTAGCCTTCGCTCTGCGACGTCCGGTATTGCGGGAACTGGCCGCTCTGCCGAGCCCAGGCCGTCTGGGCGCGTTCATCATCTTCAATGAAACACTGGCGATGGTCGGCATTCTGCTGGTCTATCAGGCGATGGCCTCCGGCCCGGTGTCCCTGGTTTCGGCCATTACCGGTGCCCGCCCCATATTTGTGTTACTGCTGGTACTGGTAGCCAACTGGTTGTTGCCGGGCGCGCTGTTGCGGGAAGAGACTTCCCGGCGGGCGATGATGTACCGGCTGGGAGCTACGGTGTTGATCGGCGGCGGAATAGCCCTGATCTATCTGTCATGAGCCGGAGAGGGTTTCAGCCGTTCTCAATGGCGTCCGGAACTTGACACGGACATCTTGAAAGTTCACAATTAAACTCTGTCATCCGTTTCCGGGTGGCGTTTATTTCCAAACAGGAAGTAGGTGATTTTTTTGACCGAAGTCAGACCGGAAAACAACGAAAGCTTCGAGGGTATGCTTAAACGCTTCAACCGCAAGGTTCAGCTGGACGGCATTATCCGTGAAGCTCGCCGCCGCGCTCGTTTCGAGAAGCCGCTCACCCGGCGTAAACGCAAGGAAACGGCTACCAGGCGGGCCGCCATCAAGGCCTCTCGGAAAGCCGCCGGCCGAAGGTAAATACCGCAATCAGTAAACCCGCGTGTTATAATGACATTTCATTGAATTAAGGAAGAAATAATCATGGCTAAACAGGCCGAAACTGCCAAACCGACCGGAGACCTCAAGACGTTTATCGAAAACGTCAACAAGAAAGATAAGGTGAGCGGTCATAAGATACGCTTCGCCTTTTGTAACCGCAAACGGCGCGGTGGATAGCCGCCGACTGCCTTGAAAGCGAAACCTCCAGCCGGAAACCCGGCTGGAGGTTTTATTATGGGAGCATTACGGTTTCAGCCTCTCTCGAACGGGTGGCCTTCACGTTCGAAATCAGGCAGGTAATACTCACGAGAACTGGCTTCCTGAAGCCAACCATTCTCCATTCCCAGCACTTCCAGCAGATTGATGACTCTCCGATACTCGGTGGCGTTGATACTTCGTGCCAGGAGCGGTACCTCCTTTGCCAGGTGGCGCGGTGTGTACTGAGCCATCAGGCTTATAGGGATGCTTGGCGAAAGCTCCGAAGCTATCCACTTGATAGTGGCCTCACTGCCGGCCAGGTCGTTGGGCAGGATGAGATGGCGGATGATAAGGCCGGAAACGGCAATATCGTCTTTATCCAGTTCCAGTTCACCGACCTGGCGATACATTTCCTTGATGGCGGCCCGGGCGGTCGGTACATAATGAGGTACATCCGACAGGCGGGCCGCCAGATTGGAATCGGCGTATTTGAGGTCGGGCAGGTAGATGCTGATGACACCGTCCAGCTCGGTCAGGGTATCCAGGTCGTCATAGGCGTTGGTATTGTACACCAGCGGCAGGTTCAAGCCGTTGGGGATGGCTTCCAGCAGGGCCCGCATGATCTGCGGAACATAATGCGAAGGTGACACCAGATTGATATTGTGGCACTCCAGGTCGTTCTGAATATGAAGCATCCGGTTGGCCAGCCAGGAGGTCGAAACCTGGTTGGAGCGCTGGCGTTCCGGATCCTGGGATATCTGGTGATTCTGGCAATAGACGCAACGCAGGTTGCAGTTACCGAAGAATATGGTGCCGGAGCCGCGGGTGCCGCTGAGTACGGGTTCCTCGCCGTGATGGGCGCAGACCGACGCGACGGCGACCAGTTTACCGGCATTGCAGGAGCCAAAGTCGTTCTTCAGACGCTCGGCGCCGCACCGGCGAGGACACAGGTCGCAGTTCTCCAGCCGTTTTTCCAGCCGTTCGACCCGTTTTTCCAGTTCACCGGTTTCGTAGAGCCGGATATAAGGAGGTTCCCAGGGTATGGTATTTTCCGCCATCATCGGTTCAGACCAGCTTGCCCTGTTCACGCAGGAGGTGCTCTACATTGGAGCGCACGGTGGCGCACTCAGCTTCGGTTTTGATTCCCAGCAGTTTGACCACGCCCGGCCAGGCTTCCTCCTCCGCCTTACGGCTGATGAAGGCGACCGAGTCTTTTCTGACATCGGCCCGGCGGAACATGGCCTTGTTATCAATAGAGTCCCAGTAGGGAATGATACCGTACCTGACCAGCCAGGCCAGGGCATCCTGAGCAGTTAAAGAGCTTGGCATAGGGCTATTTGTTACCTTCCTTCTTCTGGTTTCTTAACTTTAACGTCAAACCCTTTTGTCCCGCAAGTCCGGTGAAGGCGCGGCGGAGGGCGGCGGCTCGCTGGCTCCGGTTCGCTTCGGTCAGGGCGTCGGCGTGCCGGCTCAGTTCCGCCTGGAGTTCATCAAGCGGCAGTAGCTGGACAGCCAGACAGTAAAAACCCTTACTGCGCCCGTCGTTATAATCCGTCAACAGTTCCCGGAGCAAGGTTATCCGGGCCGACATGGTCTCAACGGCTCCGGCGAGGCCCTTTTCACGTATCGTCCGGAGGTTGGCCGGAACCGGGGCGTATGAAATAAAGGAGTCGGCCCTGGCGGCGTCCTTTAACAGCTTTTCCAGCCGGGGACAGCCCTCGGCTTCCGGGCACTGGCCGCAACATTCCAGGCGGTGCTCCCGGACACAGCATTTCTGGATGGGGCAACCCCAGCCGCCGTAGCCGGTTCCGGCGCACCCGGGACACCGGGATTTACCGTTGGTGTGGTAGCGGGGGCACAGCCCGCAGTCCAGTCCGCAGGCGCCGATGGTGGGTTGTACCTTGACGAGGGTTTCGGCCATCATATCCCAGCCAGCCCTTGCGCCATTGTCGAAGCCTTTTCCAGACGACGCAGGGTACGTTCGCGGCCCAGAACAGCCATGGTTTCAAACAGCGGCGGCGAAACCGACTGTCCGGTCACGGCAATCCGGAGACAGCCGAACAATTGTCCGGGTTTAAGACCGAGTTCCTCAGCCAATGAGCGAAGCGCTTTCTCCAGGTTTTCCACCGAAAACTCATCGACAGCGGCGACTCTGGACACGGCCGCCGCCAGGGCCGCGGCGCTGGCTGACGGGGTTATTTTTTTGCCGATCAGAGCTTCGGCTGAGTATTCCAGATCGTCGGTAAAGAAAAAACGGGTCAGTTCCGGCTGGTCGCGGAATTCTCCCAGCTTTTTCACTCTTTCCTGAAGCAACGCCAGGGCCTTTTCCAGGTAAGGCCGGTCAAAGTTGGCAGTTTCCGGTACACCGGCTTGCAGGAAGGGTAGCGCCCGGTCGGTGAAATCGGCCAGGGACAGTTCCCGCAGATAGACACCATTCATCCAGTCGAGTTTTTCTATATTGAAAATGGCCGCGGTTCTGGATACCCGGTCAAGGGTGAAACTGCGGATAATCTGCTCCGGGCGCATCAGTTCCGTCCTGTCGTCAAGCGACCAGCCAAGCAGGGACAGGAAGTTGACCATGGCTTCGGCCAGGTAGCCCTGATTACGGTATTCGGTGATGGAAACCGCTCCGTGTCGCTTGGAGAGTTTGGACCGGTCAGGTCCCAGTATCATCGGCAGGTGAGCCAGAGCCGGTGGGTGGTATCCCAGCGCCTGATACAGTAGCAGGTGACGCGGGGCGGAAGATATCCATTCCTCGCCGCGGATGACATGGCTGATGGCCATGTCGTGGTCATCAACGACGTTGGCCAGGTGGTAGGTGGGGTAACCGTCGCTTTTGAGCAGAACGAAATCATCCAGCAGGGGGTTGTCAAAGGACACATCCCCCCGGATGAGGTCGGTAAACGTGGTGGTTCCTTCCAGCGGCATCTTGAAGCGAACTACCGAGGCGACACCCTGGGCAACCGGCTCGGTGCGGTTGCGGCAACACCGGTCGTATCCCGGCGGCTTTTTGGCGGCGGTCTGTTCCGCCCTCATGGCCTCCAGTCGTCCCGGACTGCAGGTACAGCGATAGGCATACCCGGCGGTGATCAGCCTCTCGGCCGCCGCCCGGTATCTGTCCAGCCGATCTGACTGAAAATAGGGGCCGAAGGCGCCGCCTTTTTCCGGTCCTTCGTCCCAATCCAGCCCCAGCCAGCGGAGTCCATCCAGTATGGCGTCAACTGCGCCCTCGACATATCGACTGCGGTCGGTATCTTCGATGCGGACTATGAAACTACCGCCGTGGTGGCGGGCGAAAAGCCAGTTGAAGAGGGCGGCCCGGATATTGCCCACATGCGGGAAGCCGGTCGGCGACGGGGCATAACGCACCCTTATTCTGTCGTTCATATGACCTCTGTCTAAAATATTGATTGGCACTGTTCAGGCGCCGGCCGGTGGCGCGGCACTTTCACTTTCAGGTAACCGTGGCACTTTGACGACATATGTTGTGGCCAGCTTGTCGTGCCAGCCCTGGCGCCGCTCATCGAAAGCTATCCACAGCAGTCCCGCGAACAGGGGTAAGGCTGAAATCACCGAACCCAGCAGTCGGGTCAGGCTGTGTCCGGTATCGACCTCGGTGCCATCGGTTCTGATTAACCTGATGCCGGCAATCATCATGCCCAGGGTCTGACCCCGCCAGGCCCAGAGGGTGACGAAATAGACGGCGCTGAACATGGCCGATACCGGATTGGCCACGGCGACGAAGGGAATGACCAGCAACGGGAAATCGATGTAGCCGCTCAGGTCGAAAAAATTACCGAAGCCGAACCAGTGGAAGGGGGTCAGCAGGGAGGCCGCCGCTCCCAGCGCCGACAGGTCAATGATGAACGCTCCCAGACGCCGCCAGAAACCGGCGAATTCGAGGGCGATCGGCTCTTTTTTCTTCTCTCTGATCAATCCGGCTCCCACCTGCGGTTAAAGCGACCGGGGCTCATTATACATCCGGGGCTGTCTGCAGGGCTAGGTCAGGCGCTCCAGGGGGCCGGCCAGGTCCGCTGGCAGTTCCGAAGTAAACGACATCTTCCGACCGTCGGTCGGGTGACGGAAGCCCAGCCGATGGGCGTGCAGAAATTGCCGGGGAAAATCAGGCGATTCTGCCCCGTATGTAGCATCGCCGATGACCGGGTGACCGATGGCCGCCAGATGCACTCGGATCTGATGGGTCCGACCGGTGTAAATCCTGACCTCCAGCAAGGTGTGATTCCTGAACCGTCTGATCACCTTGAAGCGGCTCCGTGCTTCCCTTCCCTGTTCGCTGACGGTCATTTTCTTGCGCTGGGTGCGGTGCCGGCCGATGGCGGCTTCGATGATACCTTCCGCCGGTTCGACACATCCCCTGACCAGGGCCAGGTAGACCTTGGTTACCTCACGGTTTCGGAACTGGTCGGAGAGGCGGGCATGGGCCTGGCGCGAACGGGCGACCACCATCAGACCGGAGGTGTCCTTGTCCAGACGGTGCACGATTCCGGGGCGGTCCAGACCGGAATCTCTGAGTTCCGGAAAACGGGACAACAGCGCATTGAGCAGGGTGCCGGCCGGGTGTCCGGGGGCGGGATGGGTGGTCAGCCCGGCCGGTTTGTCGATGACCGCCAGATCCTCATCCTCATAGATGACTGTCAGCGGGATATCTTCAGCGGTAGCGGTTGTCGGAGCCGGTGGCGGCAGTTCTACCGTGACCCGGTCGCCGGGTTTGAGGGGGGAGGCCGGTCTGGCCGGTCGGCCGTTGACGGTTACGAAACCCTCGCGAATCAGTTCCTGGAGGCTGGCCCGAGACCTGTCCGGCAGTTTTTCAGCCAGATAGCGGTCCAGTCGCCAGCCTTCGCGGTCGGCCACGAGTTCCTGTCGGGGGTGGTTCTCAGCGGGCATCGGTTTGTTCCGACCGGAGATACAGCACGCCCAGCAGAATCATGCCGACCACCAGTGCCGAATCGGCGATGTTGAAATTAGGCCAGATGCCGGCGCTTATGAAATCAGTGACATAGCCGAAGGCGACCCGATCGATCAGGTTACCGGCGATACCGCCCCCGACCAGTCCCAGGGCGACCAGGCCCAAGGGTTGGTTCAGGAAGCCGATTCGCCGGGAAGCCAGTAGCCAGAATACCATCGACAGGGCGATAACGCTGACGGCTATCAGGAATGGCCGGCCGTCTTCCAGGATACCGAAGGCGGCACCGGTATTACGGACATAGACCAGCCGGAAGAAACCCTCGGCGGGGATGGATTCACCCACCGTCATCAGGGTGCGTACCAGGTGTTTGGTCACCTGGTCCATGACCAGAATACCGGCGAAAACGCCGAAAGGTAGCATTTTCAGGTCAGGCCGTTTTGCCCTGCTTGGATTTACAGGCGATACACAACCTGGCGTAGGGCAGGGCTTCCAGCCGGGCCGGCGCGATGGGCTGGCCGCATTTCTCACACTTGCCATAGGTGCCCTTTTCGAGTTTGGCAATGGCGGTTTCGACGTCGGCTATCTGATCCAGAACCCGTTTTTCAAGCGCCAGCCGGTTCTCCAGGTCGGCGGTTTCGGTGGCTTCCTCTTCACGCTTGCCGAAAGGTGACCCTTCCCGCCGGTCTTCCTGAGGCGCTGAGGCTTTCAGGGTTTCCATCTGTTCCTTCAGCTGTGCCAAGTCGCCCCGGAGGCGCTGGTTCAGTTCCTGGTACAGGGCGTTTTCTTTTTTCGTCGTCATTTCGGGTCCTCTCGGCATTTTATGTGTGACCGGGTATGATGGAGTAGCAGGGGGGTTCGGTGGAAAGTCTCGACGCGCTGGGCAGGAGGTTCGGTTGATTATCTCTGCCGGACAGCGTGAGCGATCCGGCAGGACATGGGTCTGGCCTCACGGTTTTTTCGGTTCAATTGACGGTTGTTCTTGAAATCACCGCACGTTCGTTTACCGGACATTTCCCCATTAGTGTAGACCAAAACTCGGATTAAGGCAACAAGAAATGAAATATCGACTCTCCGGCTGTGATATACTAAGGACTAAATTCAATTTGCGGTGGAATCGGAATGAGATCCAAAGACCTTTTATCCATAACCGACCTTGAAAGCCACGAAATCAGGTTACTTTTATCCGACGCGGCGGCTCTTAAGGCCGAGCCGTACCAGAATACGCTGTCCGGAAAAACATTGGCGCTTGTGTTTGAGAAGCCATCTCTCCGTACCAGGGTCAGCTTCGAACTGGCGATGAAACAACTGGGCGGCGATGCCATCTATCTGTCGCCGGCCGAGGTTGGTCTGGGCAAGCGGGAAAGCGTGGCCGATGTGGCCCGGGTGCTGTCCCGGTTCGTGGATGTTCTGGCGGTCAGGACCTTCGCTCAGGAAAAGCTGGAAGAACTGGGCCAGTGGGCCAGTGTGCCGGTTATCAATGCGCTGTCAGATGCCGAACATCCCTGTCAGGCGCTGGCCGACCTTTTGACCATCTTCGAGCATAAGGGGGAGTTCCCCGGCTTGAAACTGACCTACGTCGGCGACGGCAATAACGTGGCCGTCAGTCTGGCGTTGGGGGCGGTTTCGGTGGGGCTTGATTTTACCATCGCCAGTCCCCGGGGTTATGAGATGCCGGCTCCGGTGGTACGGCGGGCGCTGGAACTAGCCACAGCCAATAACTGCCGGTTCGATGCCCTGGAATCGCCTGAAGAAGCGGTCAAAGGGGCTGATGTGGTCTATACCGACGTCTGGACTTCAATGGGTCAGGAGGCCGAAAACGAAGCCAGACTCAAAGCCTTTGCCGGTTATCAGGTGAACGAAGCTCTGCTCCGGCTGGCCAAGCCCGATGTCATTGTGATGCACCCCCTGCCGGCGCACTACGGTTATGAAGTGTCCGAGGGTCTTCTGGATCGGGCGCAATCGGTGGTTTTCGATCAGGCCGAGAACCGTTTGCATGCTCAGAAAGCACTGTTGGCCGACATACTCGGCGGCCTGCTGATGTCCTGGCCGGCCTGAAAGGTTTGCCGGGGAGCCTGAATCCATGATATTAAAGGAAATCGACAGCCAGCCGGAACCCGGCCGGTTGTTGTATAAAAGCTGATGACTAAATTACCCAGTGTTGCCATTGTCGGGCGGCAGAATGTCGGCAAATCCACACTACTCAATCGCCTGACCGGCCGTCGCCAGGCGATTACCCAGGACCTGCCGGGCACCACCCGAGACCGGATGTATGTGCCGGTGAGTCACTCCGGCCGGGAATTCCTGCTGGTGGATACCGGGGGCATGGCCGGTGGCGATACCGGTGATGTTTTCACTCCTGCCGTCAATGAGCAGGTGCGGATAGCCATGAGGGAAGCATCGGTGATAGTGTTTCTGACTGAGGCCAGGTTCGGATTGACGCCCCAGGACGAGGAAATCGCCGAAGAGGTGCGCCGCAGTTCCAAACCGGTGATTCTGGTTGTCAACAAGGTGGATAATGATCGCCAGGGTCATCACGCCATCGAATTTCACGCTCTGGGGATGGGGGAGCCGGTACCGGTTTCGGCCTATCACGGGCGCGGTACGGATGCTCTGCTTGACCGGGTGGTCGAGTTGTTGCCGGCAGAAGAGGCGTTGCCGACCGAGCCGGAGCGATTACGCATCGCCATCGCCGGACGGGCCAATGTCGGCAAGTCTTCACTGTTGAATACTTTGGTCGGCGAAGACCGCGCCATCGTCTCTCCGGTACCCGGTACAACCCGGGACGCTGTGGATACACCTATTGACTTTGGTACCGGTGGTGTGGTACTTATAGATACAGCTGGTATCAGGCGCCGGGGCCGAATTGAGCGCGGGGTTGAAGAATATTCCGTCATCCGTTCACTGCACGCCATCGACCGCGCTGACGTGGTGCTGATAGTACTGGATGCCGGCGAACCGGCGACCGCTCAGGACACTCATATTGCCGGATACGCCCGGGAAAAATGCCGGGGACTGATACTGGTGGTTAACAAGTCTGATCTGCTGAAAGAAGTGGATATGGCTGAATTCGATAAAAATATGGCATCCCGCTTCAAGTTCATCCCTTATGCCCGACAGATAAATGTGTCGGCGTTGTCCGGGGAAGGAGTGGATAAAATCATACCGGCCGCTTTTGAGGTCCAGCAGGAAAGAACGCGTCGGATTCCGACCCCTGAGTTGAACAGCCTGGTGCGGCACGCACTGGCCCGTCACGCTCCTCCCAGTTCCGCCGGTCGCACCCTGAAGGTGTTGTACGCCACCCAGATCGGTGTCAGTCCGCCGGAGATCGTTTTCTTCGTCAATGACCCGGCACTGGTTCATTTTTCGTTCGAGCGGTTTCTGGAAAACCGTCTGCGGGAAGCCTATGGGTTCGAAGGTACGCCCATCAAGATTACCTTCAAAGGCAGAGGTGAAAAATAATGTTCGTTACCGAGTTCCTACTCGTTATCGTTGCTTCCTATCTTATCGGCAGTATTCCGGTAGGGTATCTAGTCGCTCGACGCCGGGCGAAGGTAGACATAACCACCCAGGGTAGCGGGCGTACCGGCGCTACCAACGTCATGCGGACGCTCGGCCGGAAGACGGCGGCACTGGTAGCCGTCATGGATATGCTCAAGGGTGTCGCCGCAGTCTGGCTGGCCGGGGCGCTCATCGGTCATGAGTATATTCTCATCGGTGATTATCAACTCGGTCTGCTGATGGCCCAGGTCATGGCCGCCCTGGCGGCAGTGGCCGGACATATCTTTCCGGT
This window encodes:
- a CDS encoding phosphoesterase PA-phosphatase related protein (KEGG: deh:cbdb_A1346 PAP2 family protein~PFAM: phosphoesterase PA-phosphatase related~SMART: phosphoesterase PA-phosphatase related) codes for the protein MRPFPFFRYGLLLFSLVVLSGLAGFAPQSFDTALLSLAGSVLTWAEPLLQAADFAGETWPSFFLAVAAVTVLWLKGFRSAALGLVTALILVSLASAGIKVIIDRPRPGGADFSFVSGHTAYFTVLCGFLFHRAGELTTGRYRLPVLRGLLMAALALVGLSRLYLEAHWPSDVLGGLLLGGAVLIPVLWRLDRGSPVSGEYTGEETYA
- a CDS encoding formamidopyrimidine-DNA glycosylase (TIGRFAM: formamidopyrimidine-DNA glycosylase~KEGG: dev:DhcVS_1170 formamidopyrimidine-DNA glycosylase~PFAM: Formamidopyrimidine-DNA glycosylase catalytic domain protein; DNA glycosylase/AP lyase, H2TH DNA-binding; zinc finger Fpg domain protein), translated to MPELPEVETVTNEIRPYVQDRVITGVVVHWPGTVRGHSPAQFSADLEGRRVTGVFRRGKYIVWELDDGNRLLTHLKMTGSLIALGPDDDDPPYVRVEIRLDDGRRVIFRDPRKFGRMALVGEASGVLAGLGPEPLADEFTAEVFESLLRKRKSPVKTALLDQTLMAGIGNMYADEALHSAGIHPLRPADSLDTDEYRRLYLAIRRILRSAIDARGASISNYIRPGGDLGHAHFAFKVAHKRGENCRGCGTPLERIVIRGRGTYLCPACQRL
- a CDS encoding protein of unknown function DUF6 transmembrane (PFAM: protein of unknown function DUF6 transmembrane~KEGG: dev:DhcVS_1096 hypothetical protein), encoding MSDWVPVAVLGTVTLGLVNVIDSHLIARRFPSLRAFLLPVSGVVLVWTLIIMILEPLPAGVSGGALGAAVGSGVIRAVAIGLLLNAYRSEEVSLAVPLYHTYPVFVVLMAAPLLGESLAPTQWLAVAVILAGTLLIAVRRGPAGFRWRMKPLLLLLTAAALNAGADVAGKYALGEISFWNMYWIGSACLVVMYLAFALRRPVLRELAALPSPGRLGAFIIFNETLAMVGILLVYQAMASGPVSLVSAITGARPIFVLLLVLVANWLLPGALLREETSRRAMMYRLGATVLIGGGIALIYLS
- a CDS encoding ribosomal protein S21 (KEGG: deg:DehalGT_0300 ribosomal protein S21~TIGRFAM: ribosomal protein S21~PFAM: ribosomal protein S21), producing the protein MTEVRPENNESFEGMLKRFNRKVQLDGIIREARRRARFEKPLTRRKRKETATRRAAIKASRKAAGRR
- a CDS encoding conserved hypothetical protein (KEGG: dev:DhcVS_1150 hypothetical protein), with translation MAKQAETAKPTGDLKTFIENVNKKDKVSGHKIRFAFCNRKRRGG
- a CDS encoding radical SAM domain-containing protein (KEGG: deb:DehaBAV1_1179 radical SAM domain-containing protein) — encoded protein: MMAENTIPWEPPYIRLYETGELEKRVERLEKRLENCDLCPRRCGAERLKNDFGSCNAGKLVAVASVCAHHGEEPVLSGTRGSGTIFFGNCNLRCVYCQNHQISQDPERQRSNQVSTSWLANRMLHIQNDLECHNINLVSPSHYVPQIMRALLEAIPNGLNLPLVYNTNAYDDLDTLTELDGVISIYLPDLKYADSNLAARLSDVPHYVPTARAAIKEMYRQVGELELDKDDIAVSGLIIRHLILPNDLAGSEATIKWIASELSPSIPISLMAQYTPRHLAKEVPLLARSINATEYRRVINLLEVLGMENGWLQEASSREYYLPDFEREGHPFERG
- a CDS encoding conserved hypothetical protein (KEGG: dev:DhcVS_1148 hypothetical protein); translation: MPSSLTAQDALAWLVRYGIIPYWDSIDNKAMFRRADVRKDSVAFISRKAEEEAWPGVVKLLGIKTEAECATVRSNVEHLLREQGKLV
- a CDS encoding conserved hypothetical protein (KEGG: rci:RCIX573 hypothetical protein), with translation MMAETLVKVQPTIGACGLDCGLCPRYHTNGKSRCPGCAGTGYGGWGCPIQKCCVREHRLECCGQCPEAEGCPRLEKLLKDAARADSFISYAPVPANLRTIREKGLAGAVETMSARITLLRELLTDYNDGRSKGFYCLAVQLLPLDELQAELSRHADALTEANRSQRAAALRRAFTGLAGQKGLTLKLRNQKKEGNK
- a CDS encoding glutamyl-tRNA synthetase (KEGG: det:DET1365 glutamyl-tRNA synthetase~TIGRFAM: glutamyl-tRNA synthetase~PFAM: Glutamyl/glutaminyl-tRNA synthetase, class Ic, catalytic domain), which gives rise to MNDRIRVRYAPSPTGFPHVGNIRAALFNWLFARHHGGSFIVRIEDTDRSRYVEGAVDAILDGLRWLGLDWDEGPEKGGAFGPYFQSDRLDRYRAAAERLITAGYAYRCTCSPGRLEAMRAEQTAAKKPPGYDRCCRNRTEPVAQGVASVVRFKMPLEGTTTFTDLIRGDVSFDNPLLDDFVLLKSDGYPTYHLANVVDDHDMAISHVIRGEEWISSAPRHLLLYQALGYHPPALAHLPMILGPDRSKLSKRHGAVSITEYRNQGYLAEAMVNFLSLLGWSLDDRTELMRPEQIIRSFTLDRVSRTAAIFNIEKLDWMNGVYLRELSLADFTDRALPFLQAGVPETANFDRPYLEKALALLQERVKKLGEFRDQPELTRFFFTDDLEYSAEALIGKKITPSASAAALAAAVSRVAAVDEFSVENLEKALRSLAEELGLKPGQLFGCLRIAVTGQSVSPPLFETMAVLGRERTLRRLEKASTMAQGLAGI